The genomic interval CATCACTGAAAGTGACCATGGCCTGCAATTGAGCACACCGCCCCAGTCTTCGCATGAATTGGAGAGGGTTGAAGGGTTGGTGGTCGTACTTGAGGCCGAGTCTCCTGTAGCCGGCAGCGTCGGTGTACCACTGGGACAGCGGCGTCATCCAGCGCTTGAGCCATGGGCGCTTGACAATGAagttggtgatggagggggcAGACATTATGGATGCCAGGAAAGCCAattggcgaggatgagcagaGGGTTCAGGGAGGGCTAGTAATCGTGAACGGACGCGAGATGACCCGATGTTGCGAGGTTGTGCAAAACGAGCTGGGCACGCTAGACCTGAAGCGGGAGGACACACGTGACCCGGCCAGACAGCAGTGGGGAGAAACATGAGAGGGAAGGAATGTCCGGAGAACTCCACCTCACCAACTCAACCTGTGTCTCTTCAACTTTCTCTTTGAGGTTCCCTGTGCTCACTCCGAGATGGGCTGTGTTGAGGCCCTGATCTGATTCCTTACCCCAACTAAGGGAGCTGTGCGCGCCAAACCCCGCCCGGGATCACAGCATCCCAAGAAGCACACCGCACCGCTTCGGCAACCGTCGGCTCCCTCACAAAATCCTTGCTGCCAACACTTTCTATCCGTGGACATCCTTTTTGGCAGTCCTGCTCTGTGACTCCCCACCCTAGTCTATTTTTTGGGTTCCGGATCGAGCAGACCGCTATGCTCCGACCCCGGAGCCCTCGGTGATATCGGACAGACTACGCCTTGTGAGCGCTGGCCCCCAAGATGCGTTCTGAGGGCAGAGGtgcgccagcagctgctggcagCTCCCCAGCTCCCTCGCCTCCAACGGGAAACAGTGCTGCCTCGCCCGCGCCTCACATGCCGGCtgccgatgtcgatgcctcgtccacctcctccgactTCATGACTCGCCTTGAAATTCTCTCCACTCGCATTCCAAACTTCTACATTGCTCCTGTCTGTGGAGCGAGCGCTGGTGTGGCTTCTGGGATTGTAACTTGTCCTCTGGATGTGATCAAGACCAAGTTGCAGGCCCAGGGTGGCTTTGCCCGACGGGGGGCGCAAGTTGAAGCCAAGACATTGTACCGGGGGATGCTGGGTACGGGACGGATGATCTGGCGGGAAGATGGAATTCGTGGTCTATACCAGGGTCTTGGCCCTATGCTGCTGGGCTATCTTCCGACCTGGGCTGTCTACCTGGCCGTCTATGACCGGTCTCGCGAATATTTCTATGACCAGACAGGTATGTCCCTATCCCATTTGAGGTGGGGTCTATACTAACCCTTTTGGCAGGAAGCTGGTGGCTCTCCCGAGGCTATGCATCAATCACAGCTGGTGCATGCTCAACCATCGTGACGAACCCCATCTGGGTTATCAAGACCCGGCTCATGTCGCAGAGTCTCAAGAAGAGCAACGAAGGCCTGCGTGCGCCATGGCAATATCAAAATACCTGGGATGCCGCTCGCAAGATGTACCAGATTGAAGGATTTCGCTCGTTCTACTCTGGCTTGACTCCGGCTCTCCTGGGGTTGACTCACGTAGCCATCCAATTCCCCCTTTACGAGTACTTGAAGATGGCTTTCACCGGCTACGGAATCGGCGAGCACCCAGCCACAGGCACTTCCCACTGGATCGGCATTTCATTCGCTACATTCCTAAGCAAGATCTGCGCCAGCACTATCACCTACCCTCATGAGGTTCTGCGAACCCGACTCCAGACACAGCAGCGCAGCCCTCCCCCGACATCACCGGAGGAGATTGCTTTCCGAGGAGGCCTGGAACACCCCCATGACCGCAACCGTCTTCCAGGGGCCTTGGGCTCGTCTTCGGACGGCATGCCCAACCGCCCTCGCTACAGCGGTGTCGTCCGCACATGCCAGACCATCTTGCACGAGGAGGGCTGGCGCGCATTCTACTCCGGGATCGGCACCAACCTGTTCCGGGCCGTCCCGGCTGCTATGACAACGATGCTCACCTACGAGTACCTGCGCGAAGTCATCCACAAGTTCCAGCTTGAGGGTCAGATGAAGCAGCggctggaagaggagaagtCTGCCGGTGCATCTGGCATGATTTAAAACCGCCTTCCTCCAAGACTGATCTAAACACGCCTCTTTCAACCAACCTTGACACCTCCAACATTTTTCTCTATTTCTCAACACCTTCCCATCAATCTCCGACCGGCCTGTCATCCCGGATCTTTCCACAAATGTGCATAGAACAATGGGCGGCGGGTGGATCAGTTGCCTGCAATCCCTTTTTTCTCAAGCGCTTGCCTTGCCTCTCTGCATTCACAAAAGACCGTTTGCTTCTCtacttttttctttcggCATAGATGGCAATTCCTGTTCATACCTCCATCCTTGACATGTGAAAATCTCCCCCGACCTGAGCCAGTCACTGACTTGCACGCGGATCTGGCTGCTTTTTGTCAGTTTCTGCCCCTCTCACCTAACCAAATCCTCGTGTCCTTCTTATGAGCGTCTCTTTTTCCTGCTTTCCCCCTTTCTTTTGTGTCAAGTACCTACCTACCGTCTCTAACATCCCCGCATGATTTTTTGCATGTCGAGTGTACATACCATATTTTAACTGCCGTCAATATGAATGGCTTGCTATGTTAATTTTTCCATCTCTACTCGCTACATATCTTGTAGAAAGACGCATGTTGCTAAGAGTTAGTTCGTTCTCAAGCGGTTGCCAATAATCACGTGATTGTTTTCCCtatttgattttcttttcttcgcttggcctttctcttttctctctggcACCCAACAAACAACACTCCACAATCATTTTCGCAACCACCTTCAGTTTTCATGAAGAGTTCAGACCTAGTGTTGGGCTCTAAGTGGTGTTTCCTTTCTATGGGTACTACCAGTCTTGACACGCAAAATGTGGCCTATTCTCAATCAAGACTCCTGGTTGAATTTTCTGATCTGGCATTGACTGCCTCGTGATAATCACACATGTCTCAACACAATGCCccttcgccctcctcatcatATTATGCTACAGTTCTGTGACTGACTGGCCTAATGTGCGCCAGTCTAGGCATGGGCATTGACTGCTACTGACTACATCCATCTAGCcttccatcatccatcccacTTTCTCCTCCCAAAGACTCTCTATGAACTGCACGACCAGTTCTAGACTACTTTCATTCTCCTTCATTATCTATATGATGATTCCTTTCTTTGAATATTGACTTCTAGGCTGTCCCACACTTGGACGCCTGGACATGATCATTCATACACTGAAAATTCTGATTGATAATGAATGAAGATAATATTGCTTTCCCTTTTCTATTTGAAAATCTTGTAAATTAGTTCTGAACGTTAGgattgatcttcttcttttgtctCTCTTGTTCCTTGCAGAGGAGCTGTGCATGGTAGTCCCTCATATAATATTCCGCCCctttaaaaaaaaatctTGTCGCATGCCCCTTCAATAATATACCCAACCCAATGCAATGGTATCAAATAGATGGATAATAATTGTACAATGTCCGATAACAAAAAACCCACAATTAATTCTTCATAGTCCTCATTACCTCGACCCCTCCCCGTCCCCCCCTTTCCCTGCCCGACTCTCCTCCAGAGCACGCTGAACCCACGACTGCTCTTTCCCAGACCGGCTAGGAGGTGCCTGTTGTGTCTGAGAGGGAGGCCCTGACGAGTTTTGCGTCTGGGCCTCGCGCCGGGCACTTCGGATGGAACTGATGCAGTAGGAGCAGAGGAGgatggccatggtgaaggCTGCGATGGGGGCGTTGAGAGACTTTGTTGTGTGAGCAGGGAGTATTCAAATGGGGTTGGTGTTTGTTTTTATGAAGTGGGATCGTGGGATTAGGCATATGTGTTGGACTTATAGAGTGTCGATGGACAGGTTGATGAATTGATGGATTGGCATTGGTGGTTGGGTATTTGGGGCAGTTTACTTGACAGATAAGGCAATGATTCACTTACCCCAGATGTCCTGCCTAGCGTCTTTGGATTTGGCGTGTTTTGCTGAGGCATTGTGTAACCGTGAGAGCTTTGTATGTGGCAGAGGCAAGGAAAATGACCTCATCGCAAGATCCCAGTTTttgatgcctcaggcatatTTTAGCGTGGATTGTCGTGTATCTACGCGTCCAGCGGTtactcttttcttctgcaaCCCAGCTATGTCTCAATTTAGTACACAAGTTAGTGGAAATCGAAAGCCAAACGCAGAGCTATCCAAAGAGCAGCGTTCCGCGATTCTATCTGCCCTCGAGCTTGGTCAATCGCCTACCAAAATCGCAGAAGATCTACGCGTTTCCCGCAAAACTGTATACCGCACACGCGAGCGCTATAAACAACGCGGAGACGTTGATTCTCAACCTCGCAGTGGTAGGCCGAAGGTCTTTACCCGAACGACTTGCAGATATATCTCTCGACTTGCGCGCCGGAACCCGTCGTGGGGCTATGGGACCCTATCTGCAAATGCACCCGGAACTCCGAGCCGGGACACGATTCGTCGAATTTTAGAGGTTTATAGCCTTCATAATCTCAAAGCAAGGCGTCCGATACCTTTGAAATCAATTACTGCTCGAAAAAGGCGTCGATTTGCCCGTATTTAGGTGGGTAAATAGGTGGATTTTACGTCATCGGGGGGTGTGTCCGGACTTGTCCGCTTACGCTGTATATGCCTGGCCTGGCCATTCAGAAAATATTGTACATACAAATCGTTTTCCGTTTTAACTACTACAAAGTATGGTATTTGCTGTTTGGTCCTTTCTCCGAGTCCATTATCTCCCTTGTCAGGAAACAATACCCCGATTCGGCTATAGATACCACCAGGTCACCACTACAATGCGTTGTCTGCAGAACCTCATCGAATTTTCGTGCTCCTATAGCATTGAAAATGATTACAGTAATAACGTGTCAATCTATTTGGATTTACATGGCCCACCGTCTATCACTCTCCACCATTAGAATCAGCGGACAGTCCATTGGCCCGCGGGAAATCGGGAAACTTGAGCAGGAATGGCCCACGAGCAGCAGGGTCGCCACCGAGTTATTTCGCTGTGATATCACCATCCACAAGAACAGTGGCACTTCTCCACTAAGTAAAACAAATAATATCTTCGACAGATAACAAACACAGCGTGTGAAAAGTAGCATGAGTCAGCTTCTCCGAAAGCCGGAGGCAAATGCCTTCCCCATCGGGCTAGCGCGCTGACCTAATCCCGGCAATCAGATTCAAGCATTAATTTCATCATCTCTCgcctcttctccctcccgTATCTGATCTCTCTTCATACCATCCACCCATCAATTTTATCCATCACCATGTTCAAACGTCTAGTTTCCATCACACCCCGCGTCGCATCCGTGGCGCCGCGCACCTCTCTTGCACCCCTTTCGGGCCTGCAGAGCGTCCAGCCCACCCTGTCCCAGCCGCGGGCTGCCGGCCCTGCTccccgccagcagcggaGAGGATACCACGAGAAGGTGCTCGATCACTACAACAACCCCCGGAATGTGGGTTCCATGAAGAAGACCGATGAGGACGTCGGGGTATGTACCACACCGTGAAATTTCCGCGATCTGATCGTTGGCCAAAGCGAATTAGAACTAACactttccttctctttccaGACCGGTCTCGTCGGCGCCCCCGCCTGCGGTGATGTCATGAAGCTTCAGATTCGTGTCGACAAGGACTCCAACAAGATCAGAGACGTCGTTTTCAAGACCTTCGGCTGCGGCAGTGCCATCGCCTCGTCAAGCTACCTCACCGAACTCGTTCGCGGTATGACTCTCGAAGAGGCCGGGAAGATTAAGAACACCGATGTCGCCAAGGAGCTCTGCTTGCCTCCTGTCAAGCGTATGTCTTTTATCTCTTTATTGCTGTGTTATACATCTTGCTGACATCCCTTCCTCCAGTGCACTGCTCCATGCTCGCCGAGGACGCCATCAAgtccgccatctccgacTACTACCTCAAGAACCCCAACAGCCGCACCACCGACCTGTCGGGTACGGGCGGTGCTATTCCTGATGTGAAGGTTGAGATCGAGCAGActcctgcagctgcagctgcagtATAAATTGGTCTTTATCGGTCGATTCAGTGGAGGAATAGTGATACGGGAAATTTTTTCAGCAAGCGACATTCATTTATTTTTGGGAAAGGGATTCCTTTCGCTGGGAAATATTGTCTCGTGCATGCCCCGTGGTGGTCGACAAGAATAAGGCATGATACTATTGATCGCCTTGAGGCTATCATCGTGTTGCGCTCGAAAAAGTGTCGTACttcgcggatgatgagcgTTTAAACAAACAAATTTGCCAATTTGTACAGATTCTTTTGTTCCAgtgttttttttctttttctttttttttttcctgaCGGGCGCCTGGGATTGGGATATCAACTCACAACTCACATTCACCATTCTCGGAAAAGCGAAGGTGCCGCGATAGTTTCCTAATGAAACGATCAACTCTGATCCTTGATTCTACTGTAGTGTAGACAGTTCTGATCTTGTAGCAATCAGTCCATACAGTCATCTACTATTCTGGTCAAGTCTATCTGCAATCTATCTATCTATACAAAACCATAACCGCCGAGGCAGCTGGGTGTTTCAAAGGCAGagcaggaaagaaagtctAGTGCagcgaaaaggaaaacaaacACAGTTGAAAAACGCCGTCGCTGATGCACAGATAGACCCAAGACAATCCGTGCGTGCTCTTTTGAAACCATGAAAATGAACATAACaaaagggagagaaggaggggggAATATATGTGCGAGGGAGACAAGAAAAATACAAacagacagaaagaaagaaagaaaggttTAGCTGCTCAGGCCGAAGCGGCTCTTCAGCGCCAGCAGAGTCTCATAAACTGAGAGCTTCAGCTCAACGCGCAGGAACCCAGCCCAGGCACGCAGGAACcggaagaagttgaagaaATGCAGCGCGCCACCGGACTCCTGGATGGActccatctgctcctcgaaCACGGTACGTGTTGCGTACCGGGCGAGAATCAGGAACGTGCGCATGGGACCTTGGCGGGTGTGCAGGTTTTCGTCGAGGCTGCGGGCTGGTCGATGTTAGTTGAAAGTGCTCGTGCAAGAAAAGACACACATACTCAGATCGTTGGTTTTCAGAATCAGAAGAATAATGCGTGGCACTTtgcccagcagctcgacgAGTTGCTGGAGCATGCCCTCGCCTAACGCCCCGGAAATATCATCTTTCTCCCCGGCTGTTCGAGAAGAGACAACACTTTGCTTGGTGAGAACGCTGTAATCACGACCGGTGATAGCGCTCGCAAAGAGCGGGAACTGCTCGTCAGTCACGCCGGCGACCTTGTACGCATACTCGCGCATCCGCGGCACGTCCGCATCGATGACGGCGAGCCACAGCTTGGCGTAGTTGCGGCGCAGCTCGCGGTCGATGTTGCGGTACAGGCCGTGGTCGTACAAGATGATGTCGAAGTTCGGATGCCTCCGGTTGGGGTTGAGGCGGATGGCGATATTGCCGCCGTGCGGATCACAGTGTAATGGGGCCTCGTCGCCGAAGATCATCTCGTTGAAAATGTGCGCTAGCGCGGCGGAGACTTCGTCGCGGTCGATGTGATTGGCgtcgaggaactcgaggtCATCGGGGCGTCGGCCGGCGATGAATTCCATGACTAGGATGCGCTTTTGGGACCACATCACTAGAGTTGTGTTAGTATATACCCGAAACATCCCAAAAAACAAGCTTACCTTCGGGAATGACCAATGGAGCATCGGAATGCTTCTTGAAATACTCGTTCGCGCGGGTGGCGTTTTCACCCTCCATGCGAAAATCCAACTCCACTGGCAGCGAGAGATCCATTTCCCTCGACAACCATTCCAGATCATATTCCGGGAAGAAGCGCTTGAGCATCGAGAAGGTGAACCGTGTCAGAGCAAGATCCAAGGGCACCCATTCCGCCAGCGCGGGATGCTGGACTTTAACCGCGACTTTCTGCCCCGTTTCCTTGAGCGTAGCAATGTGCACCTGAGCCAGGGAAGCAGCACCGGTAGGTTCGGCCTCGAATGAAGAAAACAGCTCGTCAATGGTCTTGCCGGTATCGGCGACGAACATCTTCTCGATGGACTCGATGGACGAGACGGGGCATTTGTCTTGCAGCGGGATGAACGTCGAGGTCCATTCGATTGGAAGCAGGTAGCCCATGCTGCTGAGGTGCTGGCCCAGTTTGATGAAGATCGAGCCGTTCTTCTCGAGTACGCGCAGGGTGCGCTCTGCGCAGCGCTTGTGGCATGCGCGCACTAGTTCGTCGCGTTCTTCGGGGGTGGAGGTTTCTTGCTTGAGGGTTACGCGGTAGCTGTTCCATTCGTATCAGTGATTGTAGGCCGAGACAGTATGCCAGGCCAACTTACTCGTTGATACACACGGCCAAAGTGCCGACCACGCGACCACTTCTCTCTGCTGCGCGGTAGGCATGCTTGGCCTGGTCGGAGAAGGCCAGGGCGCCGAGACCAAGTAGCCCGACAATAACCAGGTACTTGACTGTCTTCCCCCGGGTCTGTTGTTCCGTCGTAGAGTTCTTCACCGAACCAGTGGTCGTAACCGGAGCCGAGAGAGGCGAGGTAGTTGTGGAAAAGCGTTTCTCATGCTGGGCAAGTTTCTGTGGTCTCCATGACGAGAAATTGGCTGCACCGAGCAGCGGGGACTGGCGCAGAAAAGAGTTCTTCGAGGTCAGGCGTGTAGAGAAGCCGGGAGTCGACCAACAGCCCGCGCCTCCGGTGGCCGTGGAATCGAGCGCCAATGCCCGCAACGGCCGAAATGCTGCCCTCATCCCGAAGGGATATCCTGGGTGAAAAGAGTGTTACAGATCGCAGAGCAGAGCACAGAGCAGGGACTCGAGATCAGGCCATGTTTGGAGATTTTTCGCTTTTCGCCGCCCATCGGCTGCGGGATCGGGCCATGCACGTGATTCCGATCTATACACGACGGGGGCTATTTGTTTTCGATTCTGGTAGAAATACAGCATTGATTATTGTGTAGTTAGGAATCAGCGACTATTTTCATCTCTGCAGTGGTTTCCACAGTTTGCATCTCTCCCGCCACACTTAGGCAAACCGTCCATGTCACCACATGGCTGTGCTTGACGGCGTAAGTCGTGAAATCAGGATAAATCGGCGGCACCCGCTGGATCAATTCTTTCCCATAAGTCAAACCGTATGAATGAAGAACAAGTTGGAACATATGCCCGAAGTTGATAGGTTGGCTATCCTTTCCTGTAGAGACGACGCACGGAGACTCTAGCTTTTCAAAAACACTTTCCAGTCTCAAACTGGTAGTAGACGAATGCTCCTGGCGGCAGTGAGTACTTGTGTACTGGACGCTTGTGTATCTGCTCGGCACAAGCACGGCGCTTTTATTGCAGATCACCATCTTGATCCAATTGATCTGGACCTGTCTCGGCACTCCTCTGATAGACTCGCTGGTACTCTCATCCACAGGTGTGATATTCAGTGTCAATGGAATAGGTAATGGGCCACCAAGTTGGATAGCCCGAGGAAAGGAGAGCTCGAGCTTGCAACAAAACTCAGGTATCTTTGAGGAGCCGAAGAACCTGAGCATCTTCTGTTTCGGCGACAAGCTCGCACTCTCCATACCCGGAATCAACCGCAGAGTCCGGAACTTGCATTTCATCATCTGCTGCCGCAGGCTATGCATATGACTTGTCTCCTGTACATGGTGCCTTATGGTGATAGGATGGGTCGTAGTAAAGCTCTGCCACGCGTTGCCGCGAGTATATCGCAATTTCGCTTCGAGATAATACTCGATACTGCACTCAGAAAAACCATCTTTACTTTCGCCTCCAGTTGAGAAGGAGCCAGGTAAGATATGGTGCGCGGGATGGTTCTTGTCTAGTGGGATAAAGCTGGACTCCTGGCGATGTCCGGACCTCACCGATTCTTGAGGCTTTGTGGGAATCTGAATAGAAAACGACCAAGTAGCCCCCTCGGCGCTGTCTTCGGGGACATGCAAGGGTCCGGAGAAGAGAGTGATCGGTTTGGGGTTTAGAAGATGCCATTCGGCAGGAAGGTTACCGTGGTTGTTGAGGCTAGTTCTGTTGCTGGCAGCTCTGCTGGCACTCTCTTCCATATTGGTCCTCATAGAACTCACCAGCGCTAGCGAAACTGTAGCTTCGGGTGTGATGATCGGCTCAGGGCGAACCAAGTAGCCGATGACAGTGTCTCCGGCGGCGAACTTCCATCCCGGAGGCGCTGCGACGACGAGCTTAAGCTCGGTCTTGTTGCGATCCGTAGAAAATGGCATGCTCGTAACGACCAGATAAATGTAGAACGAAAGAGCCCTTTCCCGTTTGTGATATATAATCTACTGTGCAAATGTACGAGTTTTGTTGTGTCGGTAGGACAGTCTGACGGGCGGCTGGTTTGCGCCGTGACCAATAAGGCCGACAGAATTGACCCCATGCACCCCAGAATGACAAGAAAATAATTATGTCTTATTCAAGTAATCAATACCCTATGTGCGGCATCCAGTGCTCATCATAGTCAAAAAAAGTACAGAAggtaaagaaaaaaacccCCCCATCCACCAGATCCTTTTATGTATGAAGTCCAGTCAAGTCAGGTCCAGTCAGAGTCAGCGAGGGTAGGGCGGCGGGTGCGTCGCGGAATAACAGAGGGCCGGCGACTGAGTGAGTTCGGAGTCTTGGAATCATCTTCCTGCAGCATTTCAACGTGAGAGAGGCGATTCGACGTGCCGCGAGCGACCCGCGGTCGTGGCGGAGGCATATTTCCATTCGCGGTTGATCCGAGAGCGGAGGCATTGCCGTCTCGGCTGCCGGGTCGAAGGGCTAGAGAGGAGGAGCTGAGGGCATTGCGGGGGTGTCGGGGTGTCTCGCGACTTTCGAAGTAGCCTCTTGACTGGCTGGAGCGGTTTGTTTGGGGGGTTGAGGGCGTAGAGGAGCCCGGGTAGGGATTTGGAGGCGTGGTGGTGCTTTGGCGCCGACTGCTTGTTGGTCTGCGCttgccgacgatgccgaaggCTTCGCTGCGCTCGCTCGACTGGACTAGTTTGCCGGCCATGTCTCTGACGAGGATGGCTGGGTCGTTTTCGAGCTCGCGGATTGCGTTGAGAAGACCGTACGTCGCCAGGAGACCTCCCTGGTGGTCGCTGGAGTCGCAGATACTGGAGATGATGCGTAGAAGGTTCAGTCGCACTGCGGTTTTGTTGTGGTGCAGCTTTTGTCCGAGCCTGGTGAAGAGGTCTGGCCTGGCAAGTGTTGATGCCACGGGAGGACTCAAGCGAAGCAGTTTCTGCAGTGGCTCGAGGAGATTTTCAAATgcgttggccttggagagTGTCAGGCACCGCACAATGGCGTCGGTGAACGATGTCTTGTCCTGGCGGTTGCCCAGGAGATGCTCTTCCACCTTGGCGGTCTCTTCTTGGAGCCATGTGAAGATGGCATCCAGAGCTGTGACTTGCCAATACGGATCCGCAAGAAGAGAGATATAAAAGGCAAGGCCCTTGTTTCGCCACAGCTCGCGACGACCAACCTTCCCAGACTGCGCCATGTCACAAAGAATCGGCAGCGCAAACTCCTTCAGTGGCCGTTCTGTCTTGACGATTTTTTGGAGCAAGGGGACGATTCCATTCAGCGCCGCATCTTCCTGTCGAGACTTGTTCAAACGACACATGTTGTAAATAGTGTTGAGAATTTGGTTCGAGACTTCACGGAAATGGGTTCGTTTCATGGTTGAGCGGAGCAGGTCAGTTAGTACATCAATGGCGTTTGAGTTTTGGAGAGACTCTAGGGTGGTGGAGAGCATCGACAGGTTCTTGATAAACTTGAGCATGGTGATCTGGTGGATAGGAGTCATGCGGCGTAGTTCCTTCAGAACTCCTAAGGTAGATTGTTAGCAAAATGTAGCAAGGGCAACATGATGTTATTGCTTACTGTGCAAGACCGTCCGCTCAGCAACCATCTCCTTGACATGATTCTCGGCCTGCGAGAAAATAAAGAAGATGTTTGCGATGCGGCCCTCAATGATCTCAGCCAGttcgccctcctcgtcgagcgCCCGACCCAGAACGAGAGACAAGGGATCGAGAACAGAGTTGCGGGAAAGAATCCTGCAGAAGTCGTTCTTGGGAGTTGATCCTTGGAGCTCGAATACACTCCAGATCCCATTCACTCCGATCAGAACCAGGTCGCGTTCATCTTCGTAGTCATCTTCCAGGAACTCCACCAATACGTTCAGACCACCAGCACTGACGAACATTTGGAGTGTCAGGGTCGATGTCTGATACATCTGCTGAACAAAAGCAGCAGCTTCCAATCGAATCTCCCGAGGGTATTTTTTCGACGCAAACTCATTAACAATGGGTATTCCACCGACGAAACAGAGATTCTCCTGGATCTCATAGTCGTTGTagatgatggcgttgacAACCCTCAGCAGACAGAAGACAATGTCACGTCGTCGACAAGTATCGAGAATTTCCAGGATTGGCAGCATTCCATGGGCGCTGATAATAATGTTCTTTGTCTCTGGAAGATCACAGAAAACCGTGAGAAGCTGCTCTGAGATTTCTGCAAGAACTTCCTCGTCTTGGGAGGTTTTTAAAGAGCCCACAAGACCCTCCACTTGGTTTCGAAGCCGAGCATATTTGTCGCGAGCGATGTTggcttccagatccatctcATCGAATCCTTCTTCCAATTGAGCAAAGGgatcgtcgtcatcatcctgATCTCCGAGCCAGGAATTGTTTGAGAGTTTCGAGTTCAGCATTAGAGTGCTTCTATCGGAGCCTTCATCACTCTCTGGCTTGTCCAGAGCCACCTGGTCGGCCCCTAAGATATCCGAGAAGTCTTCATCGTTCTCGTTCTCTGCAAACTTTTGAATCTCTATTGTCGAGCGGTCACGTTTGACGGAAAGTTGTTTGCGAAGCTGTGGGTGTTGGCCACCCAGATCATTATGCCAAGAATCATACCCCATCTTGTCATGGGTTGGAGAGGAGAggtcctcgtccgactccTATAACCAGTCAGAATTGTTTTTTAAAAGACAGCTTGAAAGTAACTTACTTGGAAATAACCCAGCTTGCGATCCAGTGAGTCCGCATTTGCCATGATTAGGTCAGTATAATCCTCGACAGAGTTCTCCTTGTAGAGAGATGCCGGCCGACTCCGTCTCATCGGTGGGGCAGGATTTTGTGTGCGGATCGGAATGTTATTCAAGGTGGATGTTGAGCTTCTGTTTGACTGGCGGCGTGAAGGACTCTGCGATTTTGAAGGCTCAGGAACGGCTTGCTTGGCTGCATATGGGCGAATTGTCTGCAGTGGATCGTCGTCGACCGGTTGGAGAGAGCTTTTGGAAGTATCGTCAAA from Penicillium psychrofluorescens genome assembly, chromosome: 5 carries:
- a CDS encoding uncharacterized protein (ID:PFLUO_008186-T1.cds;~source:funannotate) gives rise to the protein MVSRSHEGGEGQARPLTPSSRTPGSPVKPRLPRLATSPSKRGERYKEETVAKSSAKDVAELKDYQLGDCLGKGAFGSVYRALNWNTGETVAVKQIKLTDLPKTELRVIMLEIDLLKNLDHPNIVKYHGFVKSAETLNIILEYCENGSLHSIAKNFGRFPENLVGLYMSQVLHGLLYLHEQGVIHRDIKGANILTTKEGLVKLADFGVASRTTGLSESSVVGTPYWMAPEVIELSGATTASDIWSLGCTVIELLEGKPPYHNLQPMPALFRIVNDDHPPLPQGASPAVKDFLMQCFQKDPNLRVSARKLLKHPWIVNARRSDSVVPKKSTEYEEAVKSVQEWNEALRSPGAGASKKPHKLDHNAAPLPSNRNTSLVDTLPSPTTKSTADRFRTAESEEDDNWDDDFATAISPSALHLPHLRPQDNFGGKLSSERLKAFASLDGSVLRSEDSFDSFDDTSKSSLQPVDDDPLQTIRPYAAKQAVPEPSKSQSPSRRQSNRSSTSTLNNIPIRTQNPAPPMRRSRPASLYKENSVEDYTDLIMANADSLDRKLGYFQESDEDLSSPTHDKMGYDSWHNDLGGQHPQLRKQLSVKRDRSTIEIQKFAENENDEDFSDILGADQVALDKPESDEGSDRSTLMLNSKLSNNSWLGDQDDDDDPFAQLEEGFDEMDLEANIARDKYARLRNQVEGLVGSLKTSQDEEVLAEISEQLLTVFCDLPETKNIIISAHGMLPILEILDTCRRRDIVFCLLRVVNAIIYNDYEIQENLCFVGGIPIVNEFASKKYPREIRLEAAAFVQQMYQTSTLTLQMFVSAGGLNVLVEFLEDDYEDERDLVLIGVNGIWSVFELQGSTPKNDFCRILSRNSVLDPLSLVLGRALDEEGELAEIIEGRIANIFFIFSQAENHVKEMVAERTVLHRVLKELRRMTPIHQITMLKFIKNLSMLSTTLESLQNSNAIDVLTDLLRSTMKRTHFREVSNQILNTIYNMCRLNKSRQEDAALNGIVPLLQKIVKTERPLKEFALPILCDMAQSGKVGRRELWRNKGLAFYISLLADPYWQVTALDAIFTWLQEETAKVEEHLLGNRQDKTSFTDAIVRCLTLSKANAFENLLEPLQKLLRLSPPVASTLARPDLFTRLGQKLHHNKTAVRLNLLRIISSICDSSDHQGGLLATYGLLNAIRELENDPAILVRDMAGKLVQSSERSEAFGIVGKRRPTSSRRQSTTTPPNPYPGSSTPSTPQTNRSSQSRGYFESRETPRHPRNALSSSSLALRPGSRDGNASALGSTANGNMPPPRPRVARGTSNRLSHVEMLQEDDSKTPNSLSRRPSVIPRRTRRPTLADSDWT